Proteins encoded in a region of the Podospora pseudopauciseta strain CBS 411.78 chromosome 6, whole genome shotgun sequence genome:
- a CDS encoding hypothetical protein (EggNog:ENOG503P5AE; COG:S), translating to MKKQHQNVTMPSTAQTPLPSNQPQPQIRRLPTLQPKADLERDRDRDRERQLQEGPPPRGGSGPGDGNTMSSSTPSASSSSTSGGVVEKPYHAKRPHKKSRTGCRNCKSRKVKCDEAKPSCRACTARNDRCVYPVITPTATAAAGARNRGAANSSSSAVVATTPARRRALAPVQEPEFIPMERDDLEMRLLWIYTNNTYTSYSSGPFRHRMVDHVLRADVIQHAFAHPFLMNTCLAMAAQHINRAGGRPDMHIPPSKELTYRVKALESFRKAVEKAEASTYPALIACAYLLTGLSTYMFRNNNDSPTSLVILDWMTIWRGIGAIIDVTKLPTLAQSGLLPIIFRPDIDMKTSINHCPAYLLDLANTQDPLDTPFLAGYRECLQVLGSVYEELRRSGHNSHMFIWRVMTFFTFLGREFVTSAHHRRPPALTMIAHYLALTTIISDRVWWLQDMAPHQIPRIFNIIAGMGPPHTALDRTLPLEIPIRCLDPMTNDERSRLVLQDPDWVHPPDHTGEMPVTYDSAEREYLNTKMLRGQSRSPSISSPPPLSVAGSSEPPSPPAQRKEVVALYTKDELIIQPEDGQEKGVQYKHLEGAYYAVDGVRVTDTEFYRAMGLERGGGMITEM from the coding sequence ATGAAAAAGCAACATCAAAACGTGACGATGCCCTCCACGGCGCAGACACCACTTCCAagcaaccaaccccaacctcaaatTCGCCGtctccccaccctccaaccAAAGGCCGATCTGGAGCGTGACCGTGACCGTGACCGTGAACGACAACTCCAGGAGGGCCCGCCGCCGAGAGGGGGTAGTGGACCCGGCGACGGAAATACCATGAGCTCGTCGACGCCATCAGCTTCATCGTCTTCAACAtccggtggtgttgtcgagAAACCCTACCACGCAAAACGCCCGCACAAAAAGAGCAGGACCGGCTGTCGGAACTGCAAGTCCAGAAAAGTCAAATGTGACGAAGCAAAGCCGTCATGTCGTGCCTGTACCGCCAGGAACGATCGATGCGTGTACCCAGTCATcacaccaacagcaaccgcCGCAGCGGGAGCTCGCAATCGCGGGGCAGCtaacagcagcagctcagCTGTTGTTGCGACGACTCCCGCTCGCCGACGAGCTCTGGCTCCGGTTCAGGAGCCCGAGTTCATCCCCATGGAGCGCGACGACCTCGAGATGAGGCTCCTCTGGATctacaccaacaacacttaCACGTCCTACTCCTCTGGGCCTTTCCGGCACCGCATGGTTGACCACGTCCTCAGGGCCGACGTGATCCAGCACGCGTTCGCCCACCCGTTCCTGATGAACACCTGCCTTGCCATGGCAGCTCAACACATTAACCGGGCGGGCGGCCGTCCCGACATGCATATCCCACCTTCCAAGGAGCTCACCTACCGGGTCAAGGCCCTGGAGAGCTTCAGAAAAGCAGTCGAAAAGGCCGAAGCGTCGACCTACCCGGCCCTCATCGCCTGCGCATACCTCCTCACCGGTCTGTCAACCTACATGTtccgcaacaacaacgacagtCCAACCTCCCTCGTGATTCTCGACTGGATGACAATCTGGCGAGGCATcggcgccatcatcgacgTCACCAAACTGCCCACCCTAGCCCAGTCCggtctcctccccatcatcttccgCCCCGACATCGACATGAAAACTTCCATCAACCACTGCCCCGCCTACCTTCTCGACCTAGCCAACACCCAAGACCCCCTCGACACCCCCTTTCTAGCCGGCTACCGAGAATGCCTCCAAGTCCTCGGATCAGTCTACGAAGAACTCCGACGCTCCGGCCACAACAGCCACATGTTCATCTGGCGCGTCATgaccttcttcacctttcTCGGCCGAGAATTCGTCACTtcagcccaccaccgccgccccccaGCCCTGACCATGATTGCGCACTACCTCGCCCTCACAACCATCATCTCAGACAGAGTCTGGTGGCTGCAGGACATGGCCCCCCACCAAATCCCCCGCATCTTCAACATTATCGCCGGCATGGGACCCCCCCACACCGCTCTGGATCGAACCCTCCCTTTGGAGATCCCAATCCGCTGTCTGGACCCCATGACCAACGACGAAAGATCTAGACTTGTACTTCAAGACCCGGACTGGGTCCATCCTCCCGATCATACTGGGGAAATGCCTGTTACTTACGACAGCGCGGAAAGGGAGTACCTCAATACCAAAATGTTGCGAGGACAGTCGAGGTCTCCGTCTatttcttcccctcctccgctgAGTGTGGCGGGGTCGTCGGAACCGCCTAGCCCGCCGGCTcagaggaaggaggtggtggcgttGTATACAAAGGATGAGCTGATTATCCAGCCGGAGGATGggcaggagaagggggtgcAGTATAAGCATTTGGAGGGGGCGTATTATGCTGTTgatggggtgagggtgacGGATACAGAGTTTTATAGGgcgatggggttggagaggggtggggggatgaTTACGGAGATGTGA